One genomic segment of Besnoitia besnoiti strain Bb-Ger1 chromosome VII, whole genome shotgun sequence includes these proteins:
- a CDS encoding hypothetical protein (encoded by transcript BESB_080270), with protein sequence MREGGRSRSPSSRREQSSSRGGRSRDSASRKRRSRSEGDSGRQQDRDNGSRRSRKRHRDGDRGDSQVDRSSSSRRHEDGRRGGSDSHRDGDSKASRTRDRRRQRDEDSSRSHDSQEAHSSGADRSRRSRKRERDPDDSRSHKHDTDVNRNNERDRDPHSRTTTHRSNKHGDEHGRRSHGEGDAEHSHSGRRRRRRERRGRGEEHGEKKEDEGAKHGEGGGGDGGHGRKAHEDGRHGDEHGRRSHGEGDAEHSRGGRGRRRRERRGRGEEHGEKKEDEVAKHGEGGGGDGGHGRKAHEDGRHGDDHGRRSHGEGDAEHSQSGRRRRRRERRGRGEEHGEKKEDEGAKHGEGGGGDGGHGRKAHEDGRHGDEHGRRSHGEGDAEHSQSGRRRRRRERRVRGEEHGEKKEDEVAKHGEGGGGDGGHGRKAHEDGRHGDDQGRRSHGEGDAEHSRGGRGRRRRERRGRGEEHGEKKEDEVAKHGEGGGGDGGHGRKAHEDGRHGDDQGRRSHGEGDAEHSQSGRRRRRRERRGRGEEHGEKKEDEGAKHGEGGGGDGGHGRKAHEDGRHGDDQGRRSHGEGDAEHSQSGRRRRRRERRGRGEEHGEKKEDEGAKHGEGGGGDGGHGRKAHEDGRHGDEHGRRSHGEGDAEHSQSGRRRRRRERRVRGEEPGEKKEDEVAKHGEGGGGDGGHGRKAHEDGRHGDDQGRRSHGEGDAEHSRGGRGRRRRERRGRGEEHGEKKEDEGAKHGEGGGGDGGHGRKAHEDGRHGDDQGRRSHGEGDAEHSQSGRGRRRRGGRGQGDTGYDGGQSNRVAEHGKESQGGKESEKREGEDGKGGPGGDGHGGGGRHPDHEDMQESESERGRRGRRRRRRHRQRQAEGSEGETTGEAQKHGHARGEGESAGAHEQHAPGGAAAEGHHGEERSEGGRGATGHVERQNHSTHGGGDHGDKNNSTGHPRTDAAHERRGEGGPDSAHAGRHSGDHGADQRHGETRGDSTHGGQHGEAGQGNRQGGGEGHGGDRRDEDGRSEGHHETGRAHGGAHTGARDSHGTDSDDHERGANRNIPHANGNDSRAGGGEHGDGHDGQRHGAGRDGEPQENQQEERSLGFRRRRGDEQGRSQARSQGDGDDNDQDGDESALSRPTRSAPGRPSTFSRFRRDDNYDNGTDDDGQNRSAYGGYRQDADDFRYRRGYDMPAPLPPTPPPPPSYDMRPDYPDYPRPAFPTYSAPSAPVPMMSSEPSSPPPPPPPPPPPPPPRPTSMSGDAAGPRSAADSDSYSAGGSTGGGSDGDDDDDDDTGGTAGVGGRGSPSANKNRGRGVSGGNDDDDDDDDDDKEGAKGKRGKDDDDDDDRKGAKGKGGKDDDDDDDDDRKGAKGKGGKDDDDDDDKKGAKGKGGKDDDDDDDKKGAKGKGGKDDDDDDDDRKGAKGKGGKDDDDDDDKKGAKGKGGKDDDDDDDKKGAKGKGGKDDDDDDDKKGKKKGGDEDYDDEDDDKDGDKRKSGNKGSGDKGGSKQRRSGSGGGKDDDDDGDDDEKGSNGKSASAADKDGADMEQAIRNMAARLRLDGDELAAIYQVDKEKGRRLAATLARMLEEGGTSREPLDKIISEPPQGSSTRDFSSVRRLNWREPAENHCRATNPWWPGFAESASHGEQGDASSPLVK encoded by the exons ATGAGGGAGGGCGGCAGAAGCCGGAGCCCCTCCTCCAGGAGGGAACAGAGCAGTTCCCGTGGAGGACGGAGCCGCGATAGCGCGAGTCGAAAACGCCGCTCCCGCAgtgaaggcgacagcggccggCAGCAGGACAGGGATAATggaagcaggcgcagcaggaagAGACACCGCGACGGAGACCGCGGCGACAGTCAAGTCGAtaggagcagcagcagccgtcGCCACGAAGatgggcgacgaggcggttCTGACTCCCACCGTGATGGAGACAGCAAGGCGAGCAGGACACGAgaccgccgccggcagcgtgATGAAGACAGCAGCCGTTCCCACGACAGTCAGGAGGCTCATTCATCCGGCGCAGATCGTAGTCGACGCAGCCgcaagcgagaaagagaTCCCGACGACTCCCGCAGCCACAAGCACGACACAGACGTCAACAGAAACAATGAACGAGACAGAGATCCCCACAGCAGGACCACAACTCACAGGAGTAACAAACACGGAGATGAACACGGGAGGCGGTCGCATGGCGAGGGCGATGCGGAACATAGCCATAGCGgtcgaaggaggcgacgccgtgagaggagagggcgaggagaggaacatggggagaaaaaggaggatgaaggcgcgaagcacggcgagggaggcggaggcgacgggggaCATGGTCGTAAAGCCCACGAGGACGGCAGACACGGAGATGAACACGGGAGGCGGTCGCatggcgagggcgacgcggaacaTAGCCGTggcgggcgagggaggcgacgtcgtgagaggagagggcgaggagaggaacatggggagaagaaggaggatgAAGTCGCGAAGcacggcgagggaggcggaggcgacgggggaCATGGTCGTAAAGCCCACGAGGACGGCAGACACGGAGATGACCACGGGAGGCGGTCGCatggcgagggcgacgcggaacaTAGCCAGAGCGgtcgaaggaggcgacgccgtgagaggagagggcgaggagaggaacatggggaaaagaaggaggatgaaggcgcgaagcacggcgagggaggcggaggcgacgggggaCATGGTCGTAAAGCCCACGAGGACGGCAGACACGGAGATGAACACGGGAGGCGGTCGCatggcgagggcgacgcggaacaTAGCCAGAGCGgtcgaaggaggcgacgccgtgaGAGGAGAgtgcgaggagaggagcatggggagaagaaggaggatgAAGTCGCGAAGcacggcgagggaggcggaggcgatggGGGACATGGTCGTAAAGCCCACGAGGACGGCAGACACGGAGATGACCAGGGGAGGCGGTCGCatggcgagggcgacgcggaacaTAGCCGTggcgggcgagggaggcgtcgtcgtgagaggagagggcgaggagaggagcatggggagaagaaggaggatgAAGTCGCGAAGcacggcgaaggaggcggaggcgacgggggaCATGGTCGTAAAGCCCACGAGGACGGCAGACACGGAGATGACCAGGGGAGGCGGTCGCatggcgagggcgacgcggaacaTAGCCAGAGCGgtcgaaggaggcggcgccgtgagaggagagggcgaggagaggaacatggggaaaagaaggaggatgaaggcgcgaagcacggcgagggaggcggaggcgacgggggaCATGGTCGTAAAGCCCACGAGGACGGCAGACACGGAGATGACCAGGGGAGGCGGTCGCatggcgagggcgacgcggaacaTAGCCAGAGCGgtcgaaggaggcggcgccgtgagaggagagggcgaggagaggaacatggggaaaagaaggaggatgaaggcgcgaagcacggcgagggaggcggaggcgacgggggaCATGGTCGTAAAGCCCACGAGGACGGCAGACACGGAGATGAACACGGGAGGCGGTCGCatggcgagggcgacgcggaacaTAGCCAGAGCGgtcgaaggaggcgacgccgtgaGAGGAGAgtgcgaggagaggagcctggggagaagaaggaggatgAAGTCGCGAAGcacggcgagggaggcggaggcgatggGGGACATGGTCGTAAAGCCCACGAGGACGGCAGACACGGAGATGACCAGGGGAGGCGGTCGCatggcgagggcgacgcggaacaTAGCCGTggcgggcgagggaggcgtcgtcgtgagaggagagggcgaggagaggaacatggggaaaagaaggaggatgaaggcgcgaagcacggcgagggaggcggaggcgatggGGGACATGGTCGTAAAGCCCACGAGGACGGCAGACACGGAGATGACCAGGGGAGGCGGTCGCatggcgagggcgacgcggaacaTAGCCAGAGCGGGCGGGGGAGGCGTCGTCGTGGGGGGAGAGGGCAGGGCGATACTGGTTACGATGGAGGGCAGTCTAATCGAGTGGCTGAGCATGGAAAGGAAAGCCagggggggaaggagagTGAGAAgcgggagggcgaggacggcaAGGGTGGTCCTGGAGGCGATGGCCATGGGGGAGGAGGTCGTCACCCCGACCATGAGGACATGCAGGAGAGTGAGAGTgagcgcggcagacgaggccgcaggcgcaggcggcgtcatcggcagcggcaggcggagggaAGTGAGGGAGAGACGACCGGGGAGGCTCAAAAGCATGGgcatgcgcgaggagagggcgagagcgcgggGGCTCATGAACAGCACGCACCCGGGGgtgccgctgcggaggggcATCATGGAGAGgagcgcagcgagggcggcagagggGCGACAGGCCACGTAGAGCGGCAGAACCACTCCACGCATGGTGGCGGCGACCACGGCGACAAGAACAACAGCACAGGGCATCCGCGAACGGATGCCGCCCatgagagacgcggcgagggaggcccGGACAGTGCGCATGCGGGGAGACACTCCGGCGACCACGGGGCCGACCAGCGCCATGGAGAGACCCGAGGCGACAGCACTCACGGAGGCCAGCACGGCGAGGCGGGACAGGGAAACAGGCAAGGGGGGGGCGAAGGGCACGGTGGAGacaggcgcgacgaggacggtCGCAGCGAAGGCCACCACGAGACCGGCAGAGCTCACGGAGGCGCGCACACCGGAGCCCGGGACTCCCACGGAACAGACAGCGACGACCACGAGCGGGGTGCCAACCGTAATATCCCCCACGCGAATGGAAacgacagccgcgccggcggaggcgaacacGGCGACGGCCACGATGGACAGCGGCACGGAGCGGGGCGAGACGGGGAGCCTCAGGAGAACCAGCAGGAGGAGCGCTCGCTGGGGTTCAGGCGACGCCGTGGCGACGAGCAAGGGCGCAGCCAAGCAAGGTCtcagggcgacggagacgacaACGACCAGGATGGCGACGAAAGCGCCCTTTCTCGtccgacgcgcagcgcccccGGAAGGCCGTCAACgttctctcgcttccgccgggACGACAATTACGACAATGGAACCGACGACGATGGACAGAACAGAAGCGCATATGGGGGCTACAGGCAGGATGCGG ACGACTTCCGTTACCGTCGAGGATACGACATGCCTG CCCCGTTGCCTCCAACCCCGCCACCTCCTCCTTCCTATGATATGA GGCCGGATTATCCGGACTACCCAAGGCCTG CATTCCCAACGTATTCTGCGCCATCTGCGCCGGTGCCGATGATGTCAA GCGAGCCCAgcagtccgccgcctccgcctccgcctccgcctccgcctccgcctccgcggccgacCA GTATGTCAGGGGACGCGGCTGGACcgaggagcgccgcggacAGCGACTCGTACTCCGCAGGCG GTAGTACTGGCGGCGGTAGCGACGGTGATGACGACGATGACGATGACACCGGCGGCACAGCTGGCGTGGGAGGTAGGGGTTCTCCGAGTGCTAACAAGAATCGTGGCAGGGGGGTCTCAGGCGGCAATGACGATGATGATgacgatgacgacgacgatAAGGAGGGTGCGAAAGGAAAGCGCGGCAAGGATgacgacgatgacgacgatAGGAAGGGCGCGAAAGGAAAGGGCGGCAaggatgacgacgacgacgatgacgacgatAGGAAGGGCGCGAAAGGAAAGGGCGGCAAGGATgacgacgatgacgacgatAAGAAGGGCGCGAAAGGAAAGGGCGGCAAGGATgacgacgatgacgacgatAAGAAGGGTGCGAAAGGAAAGGGTGGCAaggatgacgacgacgatgacgacgatAGGAAGGGCGCGAAAGGAAAGGGCGGCAAGGATgacgacgatgacgacgatAAGAAGGGCGCGAAAGGAAAGGGCGGCAAGGATgacgacgatgacgacgatAAGAAGGGCGCGAAAGGAAAGGGCGGCAAGGATgacgacgatgacgacgatAAGAAGGGGAAAAAAAAGGGAGGCGATGAGGATTATGatgacgaggacgacgacaaAGATGGTGACAAACGCAAGAGCGGTAACAAAGGCAGCGGTGACAAAGGCGGTTCCAAGCAACGCAGAAGCGGTTCAGGCGGCGGcaaggacgacgacgatgaTGGTGATGATGATGAGAAGGGGAGCAACGGCAAATCAGCTTCGGCAG CGGACAAGGACGGTGCCGACATGGAACAAGCGATCCGAAACATGGCAG CTAGACTTCGACTGGATGGAGACGAGTTGGCGGCTATATACCAGGTCGACAAAG AGAAAGGCAGGCGTTTGGCCGCCACGCTCGCCAGAATGCTGGAGGAAGGAG GAACGAGTCGAGAGCCGCTTGATAAAATAATATCCGAACCTCCACAGGGATCGAGTACACG GGATTTCTCTTCGGTGCGTCGCCTCAACTGGCGCGAACCTGCAGAGAATCATTGCCGGGCGACGAATCCGTGGTGGCCTGGCTTCGCTGAGAGTGCTTCTCACGGTGAGCAGGGTGACGCATCCTCTCCGCTCGTCAAGTAG
- a CDS encoding hypothetical protein (encoded by transcript BESB_080260) — MRRDTVALRAVPIAGRGAVKRLVGLACVVALLAGSEALLDDSAAAQILQPDLGSPSPLIELYGFRSSEDKWPVEEHALSSLSGLHLASSLRPTSLTPGADVKQLAPSFLQTAPGEALHPFMCPLLPTVRGGSAR; from the coding sequence ATGCGGAGAGACACAGTAGCGCTTCGGGCTGTCCCTATCGCGGGGCGGGGAGCCGTCAAGAGGCTGGTTGGGCTAGCCTGTGTCGTCGCTCTGCTAGCGGGTTCGGAGGCCCTCTTGGACGACTCAGCGGCCGCCCAGATCCTGCAGCCCGACTTGGGCAGCCCCTCGCCTCTTATCGAACTGTACGGCTTTCGCTCTTCTGAGGACAAATGGCCTGTAGAGGAGCAcgcgctgtcgtcgctgtcgggGCTTCACTTGGCGAGTTCACTGCGTCCAACAAGTTTGACTCCGGGAGCGGACGTCAAGCAGCTTGCTCCATCGTTCCTTCAAACCGCACCTGGTGAGGCTCTCCACCCCTTCATGTGTCCCCTGTTGCCTACCGTGCGTGGTGGTAGCGCTCGATGA
- a CDS encoding non-specific serine/threonine protein kinase (encoded by transcript BESB_080250): protein MRRDTVALRAVPIAGRGAVKRLVGLACVVALLAGSEALLDDSAAAQILQPDLGSPSPLIELYGFRSSEDKWPVEEHALSSLSGLHLASSLRPTSLTPGADVKQLAPSFLQTTVGGLFRHFRRRSGSRRKRGGGLFGRRRKRRKTRRKRRRKNFARRRRPKGRRSKEDRRRRNEERKRRREQKREAKRQAKEARREARRRKKEEDMRRREEKRAARQRENEKRAEQRRQQKEEKRRRAEQRRREREESRAAKRREKEERREATRRSKEERRKRRDDERNAKREAEAERKAERGRVDEERRRRRDEERDARREAEEERKAEMKHRDEERRRRRDEERDARREAEEERRDERKHRDEERRRRRDEERDARREAEEERRDERRRRDEERRRRRDEERDARREAEEEWRAERRRRDEERRQDMDDERDARREAEEERRDERRRRDEERRRYMDDERDARREAEEERREEMRDEMRRRDEERRRYMDDERDARREAEEERREEIRDERRRRDEERRRYMDDERDARREAEEERRAERRHRDEDRRRSDDERKWRREEEEEDREGRERDRESERRRRRGDSIEDRDEDYDTSEAGGRRRTRQSGRSGSSRDSDYDDLYDEE, encoded by the exons ATGCGGAGAGACACAGTAGCGCTTCGGGCTGTCCCTATCGCGGGGCGGGGAGCCGTCAAGAGGCTGGTTGGACTAGCCTGTGTCGTCGCTCTGCTAGCGGGTTCGGAGGCCCTCTTGGACGACTCAGCGGCCGCCCAGATCCTGCAGCCCGACTTGGGCAGCCCCTCGCCTCTTATCGAACTGTACGGCTTTCGCTCTTCTGAGGACAAATGGCCTGTAGAGGAGCAcgcgctgtcgtcgctgtcgggGCTTCACTTGGCGAGTTCACTGCGTCCAACAAGTTTGACTCCGGGAGCGGACGTCAAGCAGCTTGCTCCATCGTTCCTTCAAACCACAGTTG GTGGACTTTTCAGACATTTTCGCCGTCGTTCGGGTAGTCGCAGGAAGCGTGGAGGCGGTCTCTTTGGCCGCCGGAGaaaaaggaggaagacgcgtcgAAAACGTAGACGAAAGAACTTCgcaaggaggaggagaccAAAGGGGAGACGCTCGAAGGaagacaggcgccgccgcaacgAGGAGCGCAAACGAAGAAGGGAACAGAAGCGGGAGGCCAAGCGGCAGGCTAAGGAGGCTAGGAGAGAAGCCAGGAGGCGtaagaaagaagaggacatgcgacgcagagaggagaagcgcgcggccagacagcgagagaatGAGAAAAGAGCTgaacagaggagacagcagaaggaagagaaacgccgccgagctgagcagcgccggcgggagCGAGAAGAATCACGGGCTGCCAAGCggcgagaaaaggaagaaaggagagaggcTACGAGACGCAGCAAAGAAGAGCGACGGAAGCGTAGGGATGATGAGCGAAATGCGAAGCGggaagcggaagcagagCGAAAGGCTGAAAGGGGACGCGTAGacgaagagcggcggcggcgtagGGACGAAGAGCGGGATGCTAGGcgggaagcagaagaagagcgaaagGCTGAAATGAAacacagagacgaagagcggcggcggcgtagGGACGAAGAGCGGGACGCTAGGcgggaagcagaagaagagaggagggatGAGAGGAAacacagagacgaagagcggcggcggcgtagGGACGAAGAGCGGGACGCTAGGcgggaagcagaagaagagaggagggatgagaggagacgcagagacgaagagcggcggcggcgtagGGACGAAGAGCGGGACGCTAGGcgggaagcagaagaagagtgGAGGGctgagaggagacgcagagacgaagagcggcggcaggaTATGGACGATGAGCGGGATGCTAGGcgggaagcggaagaagagagaagggatgagaggagacgcagggacgaagagcggcggcggtaTATGGACGATGAGCGGGATGCTAGGcgggaagcggaagaagagaggagggaggaaaTGAGGGATGAGatgagacgcagagacgaagagcggcggcggtaTATGGACGATGAGCGGGATGCTAGGcgggaagcggaagaagagaggagggaggaaaTAAGGGatgagaggagacgcagagacgaagagcggcggcggtaTATGGACGATGAGCGTGATGCTAGGcgggaagcggaagaagagaggagggctgagaggagacacagggACGAAgatcggcgccgcagcgacgacgagcgcaaatggaggagagaggaggaggaagaagatcgGGAGggtcgcgagagagacagggaaagtgagcggcgccggcgacgcggggaTAGCATCGAGGACCGGGATGAAGATTATGACACGAGTGAagcgggggggcggaggcgcacgcgccaaTCGGGGCGCAGCGGGAGCTCCCGCGATAGTGATTACGATGACTTGTACGATGAAGAGTAA